The proteins below come from a single Fastidiosipila sanguinis genomic window:
- a CDS encoding glycoside hydrolase family 18 protein, translating into MKEFTAYCPNAQIPFLTAKHLKQFDRLNLAFVVLKDGKLSFDNLNNISHLPRIREANPNLKVLMSVGGAGAAGFSSMAMTSAGREDFAKQCLNNCIEYGLDGMDLDWEFPGSVYEGMDSSPKDKENFTHLLRTIRETFDKYEKTSSKHLELTIAAGVGQWFIDQTEVPEFTKYLDHVFLMTYDLRGFGQEETGHHTTLYTKENDIYRMSADSGIQAWLDLGVPAEKIHIGAGFYSHMWTNVNQDNNGLLQVGEGGGGFGPNYDELRYEYVNKNGYVRYWDDEAKVPWLFDGSTFISYDDAESVIYKCEYAKEHDLGGLFFWRYLDDPDNELIDAIEENLN; encoded by the coding sequence ATGAAAGAATTCACAGCATATTGCCCAAACGCACAGATACCATTTTTAACAGCCAAGCATCTTAAACAATTCGATAGACTAAACCTAGCCTTTGTCGTTCTAAAAGATGGCAAACTATCTTTCGACAATCTCAATAACATCTCTCATCTACCAAGAATACGTGAAGCGAATCCAAATCTAAAAGTCTTAATGAGTGTCGGTGGCGCAGGCGCTGCAGGTTTCTCCAGCATGGCTATGACTTCTGCAGGTCGAGAAGATTTTGCGAAACAATGTCTCAATAACTGTATAGAATATGGACTAGATGGCATGGACCTCGACTGGGAGTTCCCAGGCTCAGTGTATGAAGGGATGGACTCCAGCCCAAAGGATAAAGAAAATTTTACCCATCTACTTAGAACAATTAGAGAGACCTTTGATAAGTATGAGAAAACTAGTTCCAAACATCTCGAATTGACAATTGCAGCTGGTGTCGGACAGTGGTTCATCGACCAGACTGAAGTCCCTGAATTTACTAAGTATCTAGACCATGTATTCTTGATGACCTATGATCTGCGCGGTTTCGGTCAAGAAGAAACTGGACATCACACTACTCTATACACCAAAGAAAATGATATCTATCGTATGAGCGCAGACTCTGGTATACAAGCGTGGCTAGACCTTGGCGTTCCTGCAGAGAAGATTCATATAGGTGCCGGTTTCTACAGTCATATGTGGACCAATGTTAACCAGGATAATAATGGACTTCTACAAGTTGGTGAAGGCGGAGGTGGCTTCGGACCTAATTACGATGAGCTTCGTTATGAATATGTTAATAAGAATGGCTATGTAAGATATTGGGATGACGAAGCTAAAGTACCTTGGTTATTCGATGGTAGTACCTTTATCTCTTATGATGATGCTGAATCCGTTATTTACAAATGCGAATATGCCAAAGAACATGATCTTGGTGGACTCTTCTTCTGGCGCTATTTGGATGATCCTGATAATGAGTTAATTGATGCAATTGAGGAAAATTTGAATTAG
- a CDS encoding GH36-type glycosyl hydrolase domain-containing protein yields the protein MSFIKERVDYFIQEYKIIEEAKKLQPGKKLDNELPGNVFFLNDGSVMCLDRNIGVSRFQYGEDGFNFWTYDSGYMHANDGLFSPFLRASEGEEPKIAFFAGFKNKDKYIPLSLLKVPTIDESKISRVTRYTVFDEISTYYITETPDFIFTVVAFNSENNELNFSVLLKKKYRNKKNIYLAWYFNPHLSHIPSENNETRWFKTSRFNLDQENSPLGRFIFRINEDLSRYLSVDNFGVLNQSIKMKDIEIKSVEATTSRKNFTGSENASIGESQSIISGKFPKDVHSTAFTDSGIAGEIIHLETTGKSELRLDFLFNYKIYSTRPESYTDLYKSGEFRFDEMLHYKKSEYDELSKRLEADFSYKSNVNINGDTFSNFFRYLKKQVEFCATINGYAQLAPNSLIGVRDVFQAIEAFLFARPDLAREKILEGLNFLDPSGRAPRQYSLPLSEEDMPRMDLRPFIDQGIWIVNTIITYLKFTRDMSILDEKCGYYEITDGRAGVVRRSKLRDSALEHVIKIIDYLVANIDEDTNCLKALYGDWVDALDGLGVSKSDKSAYGNGVSVMASLQFYKMLGEVIELLELIKYDQEKITNYSEVRSKLQAGIEKYAVVRNELGDPRVIHGWGDGREYLVGSFHDVDNKSRNSLVANAFWILSDIYLENDIDITKSVKAAFENLDSKYGMRTFVPPFKAGTKGVGRIHKLIEGTAENGSIYVHGTTFGIAALFRMGESEKAWENLYKILPITHDNLTTSPFVMANSYSLNESLGIDGESMHDWQTGSSNMVMKILIHYVFGLRFEYSGIIFQPAAYCPFDSWEFKINYAGKRLAVSYRKEGVPRRKFRVNEKVIEGRYNNQLKTYTLSLKNNDLGDGNYVTVEIID from the coding sequence ATGTCTTTTATAAAAGAACGTGTAGACTATTTTATACAAGAATATAAGATCATTGAGGAAGCGAAGAAACTTCAGCCTGGGAAGAAATTAGATAATGAATTACCAGGCAATGTTTTCTTCCTTAATGATGGTAGTGTCATGTGCCTTGATAGAAATATTGGAGTAAGTAGGTTCCAATATGGTGAAGATGGCTTCAACTTTTGGACTTATGATTCTGGCTACATGCATGCCAACGATGGTTTATTCTCTCCATTCTTGCGTGCTTCTGAGGGTGAAGAACCTAAGATAGCATTTTTCGCAGGCTTTAAGAATAAAGACAAATATATACCACTTTCCCTTTTGAAAGTTCCAACCATTGATGAGAGCAAAATTTCAAGAGTAACTCGTTACACTGTTTTTGACGAGATTTCAACATACTACATTACCGAGACACCGGACTTCATCTTTACAGTAGTTGCTTTTAATAGTGAAAATAATGAGCTGAATTTTAGTGTTTTGCTTAAGAAAAAATATAGAAACAAGAAGAATATTTATTTAGCCTGGTACTTTAACCCACATCTAAGTCACATACCAAGTGAGAATAATGAGACAAGATGGTTTAAAACATCTAGGTTTAATCTTGATCAGGAGAATTCTCCTTTGGGTCGTTTCATATTTAGAATTAATGAGGACTTATCTAGATATCTATCTGTCGATAACTTTGGAGTTTTGAACCAGAGTATTAAGATGAAAGATATTGAGATAAAGAGTGTAGAAGCGACAACTTCACGCAAAAACTTCACTGGTAGCGAGAATGCTTCCATAGGAGAATCTCAGTCCATTATCTCAGGTAAATTCCCCAAAGATGTTCACAGTACAGCTTTTACAGATTCTGGAATAGCTGGTGAAATTATCCATTTGGAGACAACAGGAAAATCTGAATTAAGGTTAGACTTCCTCTTTAACTATAAAATTTACTCTACAAGACCTGAGTCATATACAGATTTGTATAAATCAGGTGAATTCAGATTTGATGAAATGCTACATTACAAGAAAAGTGAGTATGACGAACTAAGCAAAAGGCTCGAAGCTGATTTTTCTTACAAGAGCAATGTTAACATTAATGGTGACACATTCTCTAATTTCTTTAGGTACCTGAAGAAGCAGGTAGAGTTTTGTGCGACTATTAATGGTTATGCTCAGCTTGCTCCAAACTCTTTGATTGGTGTTAGAGATGTTTTCCAAGCTATTGAAGCATTTTTGTTCGCTAGACCAGATCTGGCACGGGAGAAAATTCTTGAAGGTTTAAACTTTTTAGACCCTAGTGGAAGAGCGCCTAGACAATACTCATTGCCGCTGAGTGAAGAGGATATGCCAAGAATGGACTTAAGGCCTTTTATAGATCAGGGTATTTGGATAGTTAATACAATTATCACCTACCTGAAATTCACCCGTGATATGTCAATTTTGGACGAAAAATGTGGATACTACGAAATAACTGATGGACGTGCAGGAGTAGTTAGAAGAAGTAAACTAAGAGACTCAGCCTTAGAACACGTGATCAAGATAATAGATTATTTAGTAGCTAATATTGATGAAGATACCAATTGCCTGAAGGCTCTTTATGGTGACTGGGTCGATGCTCTAGATGGTCTAGGAGTTTCAAAATCTGATAAATCTGCGTATGGAAACGGTGTATCCGTCATGGCAAGTTTGCAGTTTTATAAAATGCTCGGAGAAGTGATTGAGTTACTAGAACTAATTAAATATGACCAAGAAAAAATTACTAATTATTCAGAAGTGAGATCAAAATTGCAAGCTGGGATTGAGAAGTATGCAGTTGTGCGAAATGAGCTAGGAGATCCTCGAGTAATTCATGGCTGGGGAGACGGAAGAGAGTATTTAGTAGGAAGTTTCCATGATGTAGATAATAAATCTAGAAATAGCTTGGTGGCTAATGCTTTCTGGATACTTAGTGATATTTATTTGGAGAATGATATAGATATTACCAAGTCTGTAAAAGCTGCTTTTGAAAACTTAGATAGCAAATACGGTATGAGAACCTTTGTACCTCCGTTTAAAGCAGGAACCAAAGGTGTTGGTAGGATTCATAAGCTTATTGAAGGTACTGCCGAAAATGGTTCTATATATGTTCATGGAACAACCTTTGGTATTGCAGCACTGTTTAGAATGGGTGAGTCTGAGAAAGCTTGGGAGAACTTGTATAAGATTTTGCCTATTACCCATGATAATTTAACGACCTCTCCATTCGTAATGGCTAATTCATACTCTTTAAATGAGAGTTTAGGTATAGATGGTGAGTCAATGCATGACTGGCAAACTGGTAGCTCCAACATGGTTATGAAGATATTGATTCACTATGTTTTTGGTCTGCGTTTTGAGTACTCAGGTATAATTTTCCAGCCTGCAGCATATTGCCCGTTTGACTCCTGGGAATTTAAGATTAATTATGCAGGCAAAAGATTAGCTGTTAGTTATAGAAAAGAAGGGGTCCCAAGAAGGAAGTTTAGAGTAAACGAAAAAGTTATTGAAGGACGATACAATAACCAGCTCAAGACTTATACACTCTCCCTGAAAAATAATGATTTAGGAGACGGAAACTACGTAACTGTAGAGATTATTGATTAA
- a CDS encoding family 16 glycosylhydrolase, translating to MKKHRRKTLNILSLTLVLSLIVGLFASPISMHKLSAEEAEAGQEAAQEDAQEAAQEDAQEAAQEAAQEDAQEDAQEAGQEFIISQDDMSTRLNSAWDDWGNLKYVNDNGEDVIALGNDGGAGIYMEKYSGSRNIIVSARARVGEKETVEPGILQIEYFKADGSKDRVRIHSFTSHEYEEVEVPVEIPADAIDVQISIYKNPGEDFAFYDYIKIYSLEGEVEGYPKDKGGAVEHINVEDLYDKPTEPETPTEPETPTEPEKNATEVELGKNLAKNPEFELSYNNNGPGEAAEIEGWDNDLDVDSGNIGQTFITEEGYEGSKSIVTGPGEGGRSQYILNIPENIKFTLKVTGKVSHETETGYFGVDCLDENMKRIAGGKSGSLFTSTEWTEKSIEFTTVPGTKALQLYTYKNSSPQGQESYAYFDNFELVAISDDRTNIELIKNPGFEDGLVAWDGWENLNEHAITHDPVFEGENAILISGDNGIGQNLNLQAGKTYKFIAHGLVLEEGDVVYFGIEGVDKVNGKTVKTRLRVGEFSTTEFSKFEATFTVEKESESYQVYIWKDGSGKAVFDGFSLVNVTEKDNPNGADNPNFINPINKTEGVFFDDFENGVDPSKWLIGKTVWGYGNNGVSPENITVENGILKIKANGDLYEGEQKGFKRNKEGRIVQSDSGKRLGGVIATKDHFASGSYEVRARLLDELGVVNAFWTFFNNGERNDEIDWEAPGTVAGKQYVNQIMANTWIDDQVPNSYIVDSPKELGTAEGVAEGWHTYRFDWYTEKDNPRVEFYLDGKHVHTATERIPSAAGRFWLGLWFPQGWAGEPNFDSGTMEIDWVKITQFKNDGDEWLRGFDNDWADLTEYPNPAKDRSSYKNTNNFAYLDVEEMNWKRELNDEVMKDFINQLQDYAINMQFVDMGVHDINGDLPQSPEKDALVRYWMKRSRELAPEMKIMGTINANARQTIEISDETIDRMVEEAVRIYKEYDFDGIQVDIEPFNVRNHPRLIQYLNKLRAAAGADVHISIATTALAKYLPNENISEIAKYVDMINPMLYDVSGDDEGIVYSAEEFTEFWKENVLRYSEAIAASENPNVQLAPTMPAYDDKFYPGTPGWPDADSGRVYYHLHEYENILAAAKGLRDAIDQGANVYGSGLFWWGTFTLANYDQRDSQDYAKDRNWWLEEWVKYDLNEEEPEMLPPLEVVQNDLAKKLNVTAKADGLRGYKLVISEIDQPSLNNEGYDIKLYDPNGKLVEKVNTAITISITLQEKVGNDLTIKHEFESGKYEDIQVLALDGQRVTFAADSFSPYYFVSDTSESTEPSISTEASNTESEGTKDKNTDKTNAPSKTGASADVIVWLLFIALAVAVTYVVKTKHEEKY from the coding sequence ATGAAGAAGCATAGACGTAAGACATTAAATATTTTGTCATTAACTTTAGTGTTGAGTTTGATTGTCGGTCTTTTTGCAAGCCCAATCAGCATGCATAAGCTATCTGCTGAAGAAGCGGAGGCTGGGCAAGAAGCTGCTCAAGAGGATGCCCAAGAGGCTGCTCAAGAGGATGCCCAAGAGGCTGCTCAAGAGGCTGCTCAAGAGGATGCTCAAGAGGATGCCCAAGAGGCTGGACAAGAGTTTATTATTTCCCAAGATGACATGAGCACAAGATTAAATTCTGCTTGGGACGATTGGGGAAATTTAAAATACGTTAACGATAATGGCGAAGATGTAATCGCCCTAGGCAATGACGGTGGTGCAGGTATTTATATGGAGAAATATTCTGGATCAAGAAATATTATCGTTAGTGCAAGAGCTAGAGTCGGAGAAAAAGAAACTGTAGAACCTGGTATTTTGCAAATTGAGTATTTTAAAGCTGATGGAAGTAAGGACAGAGTTCGTATACATAGTTTTACTAGCCATGAATATGAAGAGGTTGAAGTACCTGTAGAAATACCAGCTGATGCTATTGATGTACAAATTTCTATCTACAAAAATCCAGGTGAAGATTTCGCATTCTATGATTATATAAAAATTTATAGTCTAGAAGGAGAAGTAGAGGGATATCCAAAAGATAAAGGTGGAGCTGTTGAACATATCAATGTAGAAGATTTATATGATAAGCCAACAGAACCAGAAACTCCTACAGAACCTGAAACACCAACAGAACCAGAAAAAAATGCAACAGAAGTTGAATTAGGCAAAAACTTAGCCAAGAACCCTGAATTCGAATTAAGTTATAATAATAATGGTCCTGGAGAAGCTGCAGAAATTGAAGGCTGGGATAATGACTTAGACGTTGACAGTGGCAACATAGGACAGACTTTTATTACTGAAGAAGGTTATGAAGGAAGTAAATCAATAGTAACTGGACCAGGCGAAGGTGGAAGATCTCAGTACATTTTAAATATTCCTGAGAATATTAAATTCACACTCAAAGTTACAGGTAAAGTAAGTCATGAAACTGAAACTGGATATTTTGGTGTTGACTGTCTAGATGAGAATATGAAGAGGATAGCAGGTGGTAAATCTGGTAGTCTATTTACTTCGACTGAATGGACTGAGAAATCTATAGAATTCACTACTGTCCCAGGAACAAAAGCTTTACAGCTATATACATACAAGAACTCTTCTCCTCAAGGACAAGAGTCATACGCTTACTTCGATAATTTCGAATTAGTCGCTATATCAGACGACCGTACTAATATTGAACTAATTAAGAACCCAGGTTTTGAAGATGGATTAGTTGCATGGGATGGCTGGGAAAATCTAAATGAGCATGCAATAACTCACGACCCAGTATTCGAAGGTGAAAATGCAATTTTAATTAGTGGAGATAACGGTATTGGACAAAACCTTAATTTACAAGCAGGCAAAACATATAAATTTATTGCTCACGGTCTAGTACTCGAAGAAGGTGATGTTGTTTACTTTGGTATAGAAGGTGTGGACAAAGTTAATGGTAAAACAGTTAAGACACGTTTAAGAGTAGGTGAATTCTCAACAACAGAATTTAGCAAATTTGAAGCTACTTTTACCGTAGAAAAAGAGTCTGAAAGTTATCAGGTCTATATCTGGAAAGATGGTTCAGGTAAAGCTGTATTTGATGGCTTCTCTCTAGTAAATGTTACAGAAAAAGATAATCCAAACGGAGCAGATAATCCAAACTTCATTAATCCAATCAACAAAACAGAAGGCGTATTTTTCGATGACTTCGAGAATGGAGTAGATCCATCAAAATGGTTAATAGGTAAAACAGTTTGGGGATACGGAAATAATGGTGTTTCACCAGAAAATATTACAGTTGAAAATGGTATTTTGAAAATTAAAGCAAACGGTGACCTCTATGAAGGTGAGCAAAAGGGTTTCAAACGTAACAAAGAAGGCAGAATTGTCCAATCTGATAGCGGTAAACGTTTAGGTGGTGTCATAGCAACCAAAGACCACTTCGCTTCAGGAAGTTACGAAGTTCGTGCAAGATTATTAGATGAATTAGGTGTAGTTAATGCATTCTGGACCTTCTTTAATAATGGCGAAAGAAATGACGAGATCGACTGGGAGGCTCCAGGTACTGTTGCTGGTAAACAATACGTAAATCAAATCATGGCAAATACTTGGATAGATGACCAAGTACCAAACTCATATATCGTTGATAGTCCAAAAGAATTAGGTACAGCTGAAGGTGTTGCTGAAGGCTGGCATACATATAGATTTGATTGGTATACAGAAAAAGATAACCCAAGAGTAGAATTCTACCTTGATGGAAAACATGTACATACAGCAACAGAGAGAATTCCATCAGCTGCCGGTAGATTCTGGTTGGGTCTATGGTTCCCACAAGGATGGGCAGGTGAACCAAACTTTGATTCAGGAACAATGGAAATAGATTGGGTCAAAATTACTCAATTCAAGAATGATGGAGATGAGTGGCTAAGAGGCTTCGATAATGACTGGGCTGATTTAACAGAATATCCAAATCCAGCTAAAGACAGAAGCTCATACAAAAATACCAATAACTTCGCATATCTTGATGTTGAAGAAATGAATTGGAAACGTGAACTAAATGATGAAGTCATGAAAGACTTTATCAATCAGCTACAAGATTATGCAATCAACATGCAATTTGTTGATATGGGTGTCCATGATATAAATGGTGATTTACCACAAAGTCCAGAGAAAGATGCTTTAGTTAGATACTGGATGAAGAGAAGTAGAGAACTAGCCCCTGAAATGAAGATCATGGGTACTATTAATGCCAACGCAAGACAGACCATAGAAATATCTGATGAAACTATCGATAGAATGGTAGAAGAAGCAGTAAGAATATATAAAGAATATGACTTCGATGGTATTCAAGTTGATATAGAACCATTCAATGTTAGAAATCATCCAAGACTAATTCAATACTTAAACAAGTTACGTGCTGCAGCTGGTGCAGATGTTCATATCTCAATCGCTACAACAGCACTAGCTAAGTACTTACCAAACGAGAATATTTCAGAAATTGCTAAGTATGTAGATATGATTAACCCAATGCTATACGATGTATCAGGTGATGATGAAGGTATAGTGTATTCAGCAGAAGAATTTACTGAATTCTGGAAAGAAAATGTTTTGAGATACTCTGAAGCTATTGCAGCATCTGAGAATCCTAATGTACAGCTAGCACCAACAATGCCAGCATATGACGATAAATTCTATCCAGGAACTCCAGGTTGGCCAGATGCAGATTCTGGAAGAGTGTATTATCACTTACATGAATATGAGAACATTTTAGCTGCGGCCAAAGGTCTACGTGACGCTATAGATCAAGGAGCTAATGTTTATGGATCAGGTCTATTCTGGTGGGGTACATTTACACTAGCAAATTATGATCAAAGAGATAGTCAAGACTATGCTAAAGATAGAAATTGGTGGTTAGAAGAATGGGTCAAATATGATCTAAATGAAGAAGAGCCAGAAATGTTACCACCTCTAGAAGTAGTTCAAAATGACTTAGCTAAGAAGCTTAATGTTACAGCAAAAGCTGATGGTCTAAGAGGTTATAAACTTGTAATTTCTGAAATAGATCAGCCAAGCTTGAATAATGAAGGTTACGATATCAAATTATACGACCCTAATGGTAAACTAGTAGAGAAGGTAAATACAGCAATAACTATCTCTATAACATTGCAAGAAAAGGTCGGCAATGATTTAACTATCAAACATGAATTTGAGTCAGGAAAATACGAAGATATTCAAGTATTAGCTCTTGACGGACAACGAGTAACATTTGCAGCAGATAGTTTCTCACCTTACTACTTTGTTTCTGATACAAGTGAAAGTACAGAACCTAGCATAAGTACAGAAGCAAGTAATACTGAGAGCGAAGGCACAAAAGACAAAAATACTGACAAGACCAATGCACCATCTAAGACAGGTGCAAGTGCAGATGTCATAGTATGGTTGCTATTTATAGCTTTAGCTGTTGCAGTTACATATGTAGTAAAAACAAAACATGAAGAAAAATATTAG
- a CDS encoding beta-N-acetylglucosaminidase domain-containing protein, with amino-acid sequence MSYKIYPLVHEINYTGDSISMPESISVEAKPELSSANLHRLEEGLSLHNIQIMEDAETVICIELEEKFNAIDEYELAIEAGKWSIKAKDERAIFYALTTLYHVLEQSKNEILTLNIHDFATYPFRGMIEGYYGIPFGNAKRKEILDFTSYFKGNVFAFAPKDDPYHRDKWWEPYPEAELEEIAELAKFAEQKAITYYWTISPFVVNDNQIKADNKEEGLEKLINKFETLYEVGVRGFGVLGDDVGGLDFDTVVYLMNNLNKWRKEKGDVAPLFFCPEAYCLDEWAFKDGSELNYYHEHFDKDIEIFYTGLIVCGTVSQEAMDGYMTKAVDVEGRRRAPLFWMNWPVNDIDHKTLRRLFMGPGEIFQTGKTQITGVLTNPMEQAEASKVSLFATLDYNWNAEAFDAETSWEESFKYIDVGAPAALHEICKHLSSQEEPAATHDAKESEAIKALHKQLEAGEDKNSVLPLIIKEYNKVLDSIEEYRNNKSNVNLYEEMEQWLNALEDKAKAGIFYAEAILNNNSEKKAEAEKLHEQAFLHKISSNSKDQLYANPGADTINKNLELLKKL; translated from the coding sequence ATGTCATACAAAATTTATCCACTTGTACACGAAATCAATTACACAGGCGACAGTATATCTATGCCAGAGTCTATTTCTGTGGAAGCAAAACCTGAATTAAGTTCGGCAAATTTACATAGATTAGAAGAAGGTCTTAGTCTACATAATATTCAGATTATGGAAGATGCAGAAACTGTAATCTGTATAGAACTTGAAGAAAAGTTTAACGCCATTGATGAATATGAATTAGCAATAGAAGCAGGTAAATGGAGTATTAAGGCAAAAGACGAAAGAGCTATTTTTTATGCTTTGACAACTCTTTATCATGTTCTGGAACAAAGTAAGAATGAAATTCTGACTCTGAATATTCATGATTTTGCGACATATCCATTCCGTGGAATGATTGAGGGATATTATGGTATTCCATTTGGAAATGCTAAGCGTAAAGAAATTTTAGACTTCACATCCTACTTCAAGGGTAATGTATTTGCTTTTGCACCAAAAGATGATCCATATCATAGGGATAAGTGGTGGGAACCATATCCAGAAGCTGAGTTGGAAGAAATTGCTGAATTGGCTAAATTTGCTGAGCAAAAGGCTATCACTTACTACTGGACAATTTCACCTTTTGTTGTAAATGACAATCAGATAAAAGCAGATAACAAAGAAGAGGGCTTAGAGAAATTAATAAACAAATTTGAGACCCTATATGAAGTTGGAGTTAGAGGATTCGGAGTTTTGGGTGATGACGTAGGTGGATTGGACTTTGACACAGTTGTCTACTTAATGAACAACCTAAACAAGTGGCGCAAAGAAAAAGGCGATGTAGCCCCTCTATTCTTCTGCCCAGAAGCATACTGCTTGGATGAGTGGGCATTCAAAGATGGTAGTGAATTGAATTACTATCACGAACATTTTGACAAAGATATAGAAATCTTCTACACAGGATTAATAGTTTGTGGAACTGTTTCTCAAGAAGCAATGGACGGCTATATGACCAAAGCTGTAGATGTTGAGGGTAGAAGACGTGCTCCATTATTCTGGATGAACTGGCCTGTCAACGACATTGACCACAAGACTTTAAGAAGATTGTTTATGGGACCTGGTGAGATTTTCCAAACAGGTAAAACTCAAATTACTGGTGTCTTGACAAACCCTATGGAACAAGCAGAAGCATCGAAGGTTTCACTATTTGCAACTCTAGACTACAACTGGAATGCGGAGGCATTTGATGCGGAAACATCTTGGGAAGAGAGCTTCAAATATATAGATGTGGGTGCTCCTGCAGCATTGCATGAGATCTGTAAACATCTATCTTCACAAGAAGAACCTGCAGCAACTCACGATGCCAAAGAGTCCGAAGCAATAAAAGCCTTACATAAGCAATTGGAAGCTGGAGAAGATAAGAACTCCGTATTACCGTTAATAATAAAAGAATATAATAAAGTATTAGATAGTATTGAAGAGTATAGAAATAATAAGAGCAACGTTAATCTCTATGAAGAGATGGAACAATGGTTGAATGCTCTTGAGGATAAAGCAAAAGCTGGAATTTTTTATGCAGAAGCAATTTTAAATAATAATTCTGAGAAAAAGGCAGAAGCTGAAAAGTTACATGAGCAAGCATTCTTGCACAAAATCAGCTCTAATAGTAAAGATCAACTTTATGCTAATCCAGGAGCTGATACAATTAACAAAAACTTAGAGTTGTTGAAAAAATTATAA
- a CDS encoding MarR family winged helix-turn-helix transcriptional regulator: MEKIQKYFNRMYRASMLDRDLHFQDKGISGCQTSYIMQVVWRPGLSQEDLSKLLLVNKSTVARHVSQLEKSGFIIRELDPEDQRKKRLYPSEKAKVIYEEIIDYLEDWNNLLLRDLTEEEAEVITQALQKISNIASESIRNKNSEYKLD, translated from the coding sequence GTGGAAAAGATACAAAAATATTTTAACAGAATGTATAGAGCTTCAATGCTAGATAGAGATTTACACTTCCAGGACAAGGGTATATCTGGGTGTCAGACAAGTTATATTATGCAGGTAGTTTGGAGACCAGGACTAAGTCAGGAAGATTTAAGTAAGTTGCTGTTAGTCAACAAAAGCACCGTTGCCCGTCACGTATCTCAATTGGAGAAATCAGGTTTTATTATTCGAGAGCTTGACCCAGAGGATCAACGAAAGAAGAGGCTTTATCCAAGTGAAAAAGCTAAAGTGATTTATGAAGAAATTATCGATTATTTAGAAGATTGGAATAACTTACTCTTGCGAGATCTTACAGAAGAAGAGGCTGAAGTGATTACCCAAGCTCTACAGAAAATAAGCAATATAGCTTCAGAATCGATACGAAATAAAAATAGTGAATACAAATTAGATTAA